The following coding sequences are from one Alosa alosa isolate M-15738 ecotype Scorff River chromosome 3, AALO_Geno_1.1, whole genome shotgun sequence window:
- the etv5a gene encoding ETS translocation variant 5a, producing MDGFYDQQVPFMVPPSKASRAEEPYSRPVSDRKRKFVDAELAQDTEELFQDLSQLQEIWIAEAQVPDDEQFVPDFQSDSLMFHGPPPTKIKREVNPSKELSPCSQDYSPMPYGEKCLYSYSAYERKPTAGFKPLTPPSTPVSPCGSAANTPQGSNPLHDPTPPPLVQGPTLAQRPLQQGQATTASATPNHSQRALPLHSQSPPFIVPCPPLNHETPFSSEHRFQRQLSEPCLPFPPSESQGRSPFMPQAPSTSPRDRRPPYHRQMSEPLVPIPPQGFKQEMMEPHYTEQGVPNMGPSPAAFHPMAIKQEPRDFCFDSEVPNCQSSFGRASSFYQNQENFVFDREPHLYYDDTCVVPERLDGKVKQEPTVFRDGPPYQRRGSLQLWQFLVTLLDDPANGHFIAWTGRGMEFKLIEPEEVARRWGIQKNRPAMNYDKLSRSLRYYYEKGIMQKVAGERYVYKFVCDPEALFSMAFPDNQRPTLKADPDGLPGLEDDTIPLTHYDEGAPYIVDAGEQCVTGMPFPDSYAY from the exons ATGGACGGATTTTATGACCAGCAAGTCCCATTTATGGTCCCACCCAGT AAAGCGTCCCGTGCAGAGGAACCCTACAGCAGACCAGTCAGCGACAGGAAGAGGAAGTTTGTGGATGCAGAACTCGCTCAGGATACGGAAG AACTCTTTCAGGACTTGAGCCAACTGCAGGAGATCTGGATTGCTGAAG CCCAGGTGCCCGATGACGAGCAGTTTGTCCCAGATTTCCAGTCAGATAGCT tgATGTTCCATGGCCCGCCACCAACCAAGATCAAGCGGGAAGTGAATCCCTCCAAAGAGCTCTCCCCTTGTAGTCAGGACTACAGTCCCATGCCCTACGGAGAGAAGTGCCTTTACAGCTACAG TGCCTATGAGAGGAAGCCAACGGCCGGGTTCAAGCCCCTGACCCCTCCCTCGACGCCCGTGTCTCCGTGTGGCTCTGCCGCCAACACCCCCCAGGGCTCCAACCCCCTACATGACCCCACACCGCCCCCGCTGGTGCAGGGCCCCACGCTAGCACAGCGCCCCCTGCAGCAGGGCCAGGCAACCACAGCCAGCGCCACCCCCAACCACAGCCAGAGGGCGCTGCCCCTCCACAGCCAGAGCCCGCCGTTCATTGTGCCCTGCCCGCCACTCAACCATGAGACCCCCTTCAGCTCAGAGCACAG GTTCCAAAGACAACTGTCAGAACCCTGCCTACCATTCCCGCCCTCTGAGTCCCAAGGTCGGTCACCCTTCATGCCCCAGGCTCCAAGCACTTCACCGCGGGACAGGAGGCCTCCATACCACCGCCAAATGTCCGAGCCCCTAGTCCCCATTCCCCCCCAGGGCTTCAAACAGGAGATGATGGAGCCGCACTACACTGAGCAAGGGGTTCCCAACATGGGTCCATCCCCTGCGGCCTTCCACCCCATGGCCATCAAGCAGGAGCCAAGGGACTTCTGTTTTGATTCTG aaGTGCCTAACTGCCAGTCATCTTTTGGGAGGGCCTCAAGCTTCTACCAAAACCAAGAAA ACTTTGTTTTCGACAGAGAGCCACACCTGTACTACGATGATACATGTGTCGTTCCAGAGAGGCTGGATG GTAAAGTCAAGCAGGAGCCCACAGTGTTCCGCGACGGTCCCCCTTACCAACGCAGAGGCTCCTTACAGCTTTGGCAGTTTCTGGTCACTCTGCTCGACGACCCTGCAAACGGTCACTTCATTGCCTGGACTGGCCGAGGCATGGAGTTCAAGCTGATTGAGCCAGAAGAG GTGGCAAGACGCTGGGGCATCCAGAAAAACAGGCCGGCTATGAACTATGACAAGCTGAGCCGTTCTCTGCGTTACTACTATGAGAAAGGAATCATGCAGAAG GTTGCTGGTGAGCGGTACGTGTACAAGTTTGTGTGCGACCCAGAGGCTCTCTTCTCCATGGCCTTTCCTGACAATCAGAGGCCCACCCTGAAGGCTGACCCCGACGGTCTCCCAGGACTGGAGGACGACACCATCCCTCTGACCCACTATGATGAGGGAGCCCCCTACATTGTGGATGCAGGGGAGCAGTGTGTAACAGGGATGCCCTTCCCTGACAGTTACGCGTACTGA